A section of the Roseomonas marmotae genome encodes:
- a CDS encoding gamma-glutamyl-gamma-aminobutyrate hydrolase family protein produces the protein MRKLPLIGVTLDAEPAGGWSKLPWYAIRQNYLSAIAAAGGLPVALPHEPELAEAYLERIDGLLVTGGAFDVDPSLYGGGPAHPTVSLKAGRTAFELAVTRGALARDIPVLGICGGEQLLAVAFGGTLVQHIPDSIADALAHEQPNPRTEPGHEVEIAAGTLLERIAGTARMAVNSAHHQAVERPGNGAIVNAVAPDGVIEGIEHPGYRFALGVQWHPEYAVDPADPRIFDAFVEAAR, from the coding sequence ATGCGTAAGCTTCCCCTGATCGGCGTAACCTTGGATGCGGAACCAGCGGGCGGCTGGTCCAAATTGCCCTGGTACGCCATCCGCCAGAACTATCTCTCCGCCATCGCCGCCGCCGGCGGGCTTCCGGTCGCCCTGCCGCATGAGCCGGAACTGGCCGAGGCCTATCTGGAGCGGATCGACGGTCTGCTGGTCACCGGCGGCGCCTTCGATGTCGATCCCTCGCTCTATGGCGGGGGGCCGGCGCATCCGACCGTCTCGCTGAAGGCCGGCCGCACCGCCTTCGAGCTGGCGGTGACGCGCGGCGCGCTCGCCCGCGACATCCCTGTGCTGGGCATCTGCGGCGGCGAGCAGCTGCTGGCGGTCGCCTTCGGCGGCACGCTGGTCCAGCACATCCCCGACAGCATCGCCGATGCCCTGGCGCATGAGCAGCCCAACCCCCGCACCGAGCCGGGCCATGAGGTGGAGATCGCCGCCGGCACGCTGCTGGAGCGCATCGCCGGCACGGCGCGGATGGCCGTCAATTCCGCGCATCACCAGGCGGTGGAGCGGCCGGGCAACGGCGCCATCGTCAACGCGGTGGCGCCGGATGGGGTGATCGAGGGGATCGAGCATCCCGGCTACCGCTTCGCGCTGGGCGTGCAGTGGCACCCGGAATATGCCGTGGACCCCGCCGATCCCCGCATTTTCGATGCCTTCGTGGAGGCCGCGCGATGA
- a CDS encoding MOSC domain-containing protein, which produces MLNPASPLARLLEGPLRPGRLCWIGLRPARRAAMEVVAAAGLRAGQGLAGDRYAGREGARQVTLIQAEHLAAIGAYLGLEGPAAPERLRRNLVISGLNLLALKGRRFRLGGALLEMSGECHPCSRMEEEFGPGGYNAVRGHGGITARVLEDGAIRLGDALTREKS; this is translated from the coding sequence GTGCTGAACCCGGCCTCGCCCCTGGCCCGGCTGCTGGAGGGGCCGCTGCGCCCAGGGCGGCTCTGCTGGATCGGGCTGCGCCCGGCCCGGCGGGCGGCGATGGAGGTGGTGGCGGCCGCCGGGCTGCGGGCCGGGCAGGGGCTGGCGGGCGACCGCTATGCCGGGCGGGAGGGCGCGCGGCAGGTGACGCTGATCCAGGCCGAGCATCTGGCGGCCATCGGCGCCTATCTGGGCCTGGAGGGGCCGGCGGCGCCGGAGCGGCTGCGGCGCAACCTCGTCATTTCCGGCCTGAACCTGCTGGCGCTGAAGGGCCGGCGCTTCCGCCTGGGCGGCGCGCTGCTGGAAATGAGCGGCGAATGCCACCCCTGTTCCCGCATGGAGGAGGAATTCGGCCCCGGCGGCTACAATGCCGTGCGCGGCCATGGCGGCATCACCGCGCGGGTGCTGGAGGACGGCGCCATCCGGCTGGGCGATGCGCTGACGCGGGAGAAGAGTTGA
- the rsmD gene encoding 16S rRNA (guanine(966)-N(2))-methyltransferase RsmD, with product MRIVAGRHRGRKLAAPAGAATRPTSERMRQALFDMLWHAPWAGRAAVEGQAVLDAFAGTGALGLEALSRGAASASFIEKDRAALAALRANIAACREEEAAKVLVADATRPPRAATPCSLIFLDPPYAQDLVPRALSALGAAGWIAPAALICAEVGREETPELPGFEILAERVHGAARVLVLRAPG from the coding sequence ATGCGGATCGTCGCCGGCCGCCATCGCGGCCGGAAGCTCGCCGCGCCTGCCGGTGCCGCCACCCGCCCGACTTCCGAGCGGATGCGGCAGGCGCTGTTCGACATGCTCTGGCACGCCCCCTGGGCCGGCCGCGCGGCGGTGGAGGGGCAGGCGGTGCTGGATGCCTTCGCCGGCACCGGCGCGCTGGGGCTGGAGGCGCTCTCCCGCGGCGCGGCCTCGGCCAGCTTCATCGAGAAGGACCGCGCGGCGCTGGCCGCCCTGCGCGCCAATATCGCCGCCTGCCGGGAGGAGGAGGCTGCGAAGGTCCTGGTGGCCGACGCCACCCGCCCGCCGCGTGCCGCCACCCCCTGCTCCCTCATTTTCCTGGACCCGCCCTATGCCCAGGATCTGGTGCCCCGCGCCCTCTCGGCCCTGGGTGCGGCGGGGTGGATCGCTCCCGCCGCGCTGATCTGCGCCGAGGTGGGGCGGGAGGAGACGCCGGAACTGCCGGGCTTCGAGATCCTGGCGGAGCGGGTGCATGGCGCCGCCCGCGTGCTGGTGCTGCGCGCGCCGGGCTGA
- a CDS encoding nucleoside deaminase → MTPIEIALEEARAAAARGEVPVGAVVTDAAGTVLGRAGNRVEECHDPSAHAEILALRAAAAARGSPRLPDCTLTVTLEPCPMCAQAASFFRVRRVVFGAYDPKGGGVEHGARIFQASSCHHAPEVIGGVREGECAGLLRDFFLRLR, encoded by the coding sequence GTGACGCCTATCGAGATCGCGCTGGAGGAAGCCCGCGCCGCCGCCGCGCGGGGGGAGGTGCCCGTGGGGGCGGTGGTGACGGATGCCGCCGGCACCGTGCTGGGCCGTGCCGGCAACCGCGTGGAGGAATGCCACGACCCCAGCGCTCATGCCGAGATCCTGGCCCTGCGCGCCGCCGCCGCCGCCCGCGGCAGCCCGCGCCTGCCCGACTGCACCCTGACCGTGACGCTGGAGCCCTGCCCGATGTGTGCCCAGGCCGCCAGCTTCTTCCGGGTGCGGCGCGTGGTCTTCGGGGCCTACGACCCCAAGGGGGGCGGGGTGGAGCATGGCGCGCGCATCTTCCAGGCCTCCTCCTGCCACCATGCGCCGGAAGTCATCGGCGGGGTGCGGGAAGGCGAATGCGCCGGGCTGCTGCGGGATTTCTTTTTGCGGCTGCGCTAG
- a CDS encoding PEP-CTERM sorting domain-containing protein produces the protein MRSKILGLAAAAAVTVASMATAMAAPVNFTVTGGSWSVGSGFGTGNSQLDVTFSSLVTAQSFSLNQGQTASFLFGSATLNETCINSGNTIADVLSGCGVGGSELDNLGVTANLTFTSPLASTVQSVAITGAIAGPVNDLFEPPLRITDFFIDFNPVTVNFGEGGEFVLNLSDLYFSSTGTITNAASVTLTATPVPEPASMALFAMGLLGLGAVHRARSRAA, from the coding sequence ATGCGTTCCAAGATTCTGGGCCTCGCCGCCGCCGCCGCCGTAACAGTCGCGAGCATGGCGACCGCCATGGCCGCCCCCGTAAACTTCACCGTCACCGGTGGCTCCTGGTCGGTGGGCTCCGGTTTTGGCACGGGCAACAGCCAGCTCGACGTGACCTTCAGCAGCCTGGTGACGGCGCAAAGCTTCTCGCTCAACCAGGGCCAGACCGCTTCGTTCCTGTTCGGCAGCGCCACCCTGAACGAGACCTGCATCAACAGCGGGAACACGATTGCCGACGTCCTCTCCGGCTGCGGCGTCGGCGGCAGCGAGCTGGACAACCTCGGCGTGACGGCCAACCTGACCTTCACCAGCCCGCTGGCCTCGACCGTCCAGAGCGTCGCGATCACCGGCGCCATCGCCGGCCCCGTGAACGATCTGTTCGAGCCGCCCCTGCGGATCACCGACTTCTTCATCGACTTCAACCCGGTGACCGTCAACTTCGGCGAGGGCGGCGAGTTCGTGCTCAACCTCTCCGACCTGTACTTCAGCTCCACCGGCACCATCACCAACGCCGCCAGCGTGACCCTGACCGCCACCCCGGTCCCGGAGCCCGCCTCCATGGCGCTCTTCGCGATGGGCCTGCTGGGCCTGGGCGCCGTGCACCGCGCCCGTAGCCGCGCGGCCTGA
- a CDS encoding nuclear transport factor 2 family protein has product MTIITEAEVEEAEAALREATLTGDVVSLDGLLSEALIFTDQTGRVIGKSEDMEAHRTGLLRLTRVQVSEQEIRLAGNAAVVTLRAELAGTWDSNAFVGAFRYTRVWRREEAGLRVLAAHCSGAAVA; this is encoded by the coding sequence GGCCGCGCTGCGCGAGGCGACGCTGACCGGAGACGTGGTGTCGCTGGACGGGCTGCTGTCGGAGGCGCTGATCTTCACCGACCAGACGGGGCGGGTGATCGGCAAGTCCGAGGATATGGAGGCGCATCGCACCGGCCTGCTGCGGCTGACCCGGGTGCAGGTCTCGGAGCAGGAGATCCGCCTGGCGGGCAATGCCGCCGTGGTGACGCTGCGGGCCGAGCTGGCGGGCACCTGGGATAGCAATGCCTTCGTCGGCGCCTTCCGCTACACCCGCGTCTGGCGGCGGGAGGAGGCCGGGCTGCGGGTGCTGGCGGCGCATTGCTCGGGTGCGGCGGTGGCCTGA
- a CDS encoding SDR family NAD(P)-dependent oxidoreductase, producing the protein MFDLTGRRAVVMGGSRGIGRAIALGLARAGARVAVCARGLAGLEALRPGLGEGAYAAPCDLADADAIARFIPEAATALGGIDILVNNASAFGESHDEEGWAASFAVDVMAVVRASQAAEPFLAEAAPGIEGGSAIVNITSIAALRSPGRAEPYGAAKAAVVHLTGNQARVLGRRGIRANAVAPGSIEFPEGLWDQRRRADSPLYRATLANMPRGRLGRPEEVADVVLFLASPAARWVTGQNIVVDGGQLLGP; encoded by the coding sequence ATGTTCGATCTCACCGGCCGGCGCGCCGTGGTGATGGGCGGCAGCCGCGGCATCGGCCGCGCCATCGCGCTGGGCCTGGCGCGGGCCGGCGCGCGCGTCGCCGTCTGTGCGCGTGGCCTGGCCGGGCTGGAGGCCCTGCGCCCCGGGCTGGGGGAGGGCGCCTATGCCGCCCCCTGCGACCTGGCCGATGCCGATGCCATCGCCCGCTTCATCCCCGAGGCCGCCACCGCGCTGGGGGGCATCGACATCCTGGTGAACAATGCCTCCGCCTTCGGCGAGAGCCATGACGAGGAAGGCTGGGCGGCCTCCTTCGCCGTGGACGTCATGGCGGTGGTGCGCGCCAGCCAGGCCGCCGAGCCCTTCCTGGCCGAGGCCGCGCCGGGCATCGAGGGCGGCAGCGCCATCGTCAACATCACCTCCATCGCCGCCCTGCGCTCCCCCGGCCGGGCCGAGCCCTATGGCGCGGCCAAGGCGGCGGTGGTGCATCTGACCGGCAACCAGGCCCGCGTGCTGGGCCGCAGGGGCATCCGCGCCAATGCCGTCGCCCCCGGCTCCATCGAGTTCCCGGAGGGGCTCTGGGACCAGCGGCGCCGGGCCGATTCGCCGCTCTACCGGGCCACCCTGGCCAATATGCCGCGCGGCCGCCTCGGAAGGCCGGAGGAGGTGGCGGATGTCGTGCTCTTCCTGGCCTCGCCCGCCGCGCGCTGGGTGACCGGGCAGAATATCGTCGTCGATGGCGGGCAGCTGCTCGGTCCGTGA